AAGTAGATGTACTCGAAGACGCAGCCGTGATGTTCTTCCTTCGCCAGAACCCTGTTCTCAACGCCATCCTCGGAGAGCAGGAAGGCCTCTCCGGGTTCGACATCTCGTATTTCACCGCCTTCAGACTCGTCGACGAAGAGCCTCAATGCCGAGTCCTCGCTCGCGAAGTAGTGGCCGTCTCCCCTTCCGTAGCTAAGTGGCCTGAAGCCGACCGGGTCCCTCGCCACCAGTATCTTCCCGTCGAAGAGAAAGGCAACCGAGTAGGCACCTTTAACCTCGTCAAAAACGGCTTTCATAGCCTCGAACTCGTCGCCGGTCTCCTTGAGGTGCCAGAGGAAGGAAATCCCGAGAAGTTCGGAATCAACTGAGTGGTGGAATTTAATCCCCCGGTTCTCGTATTCCCTCCTCAGCGGCAGGAAGTTGGTGAGCGTTCCGTTGTGGGCAACCGCTATTCTCTTTCCACAGCACTCCGTTTCAAGCGGCTGGGTCTCGGTGAGGGAGCCCGATGTTGAATAGCGGACGTGAGCTATCGCGAGGTTTGATTTGAGCTTAGCTAAAACCGGCCCCTTGAAAACGTCCTGGACGAGGCCTGGCCCGGAAACAGTCCTTATCCTGTGCCTCCAGACGCTTATTCCAGCGCTCTCCTGTCCGCGGTGCTGGAGGGCTATGAGCGCATAGTAGGCCTTCTTTGGTGCGTTCTCTGAAAGCGTTGCAAAGATACCGCACTTCTCCCTCAACGTCCCCACCGTCCTTTGACGTTTATGTGCTTATATTCGTCTTTAACTCTGTACTTCTTTACAGATTTCAGTTTAAAAACCTTGCCCAGTGATTGACTTTTAAATGTCAAAAAATCCTTAAAAACTCGCAAAATTTTACATACAAATGGTGAAACCCATGCAGGCCTACGAGGGTAAGGCCAAGAAGATAATCCCGCTCGATGATGGGAAGGTTGTGATGGAGTTCAAGGACGATGCAACGGCCTTCGACGGCGGTAAAAAGGCCCAGTTCAAGGGCAAGGGCTGGCTGAACGCCCAGATAAGCGCCCACCTCTTCAGGGTTCTTGAGGAGAAGGGCATAAAGACGCACTTCATCGGCGTTGCTGGTGATAACAAGCTAATCGTCGAGAAGCTTGACATGTACCCCCTTGAGGTCGTGGTGAGGAACGTCGTCGCAGGGAGCCTGAAGAAGCGCCTCCCCCTTGATGAGGGAACCGAGTTGAAAGAGCCGATAGTCGAGCTCTACTACAAGGACGACTCCCTGCACGACCCGATGATAAACTACTATCACGCGAAAGTTCTCGGCATAGACGAGTCTGAGGTAAAGGAGATGGAGAGGATAGCCCTCAAGGTGAACGAAATCCTTAGGGAGTACTTCAGGGAGCGCGGAATAATTCTGGTCGACTTCAAGCTCGAGTTCGGGAAGAACGGCAGGGGCGAGATAGTCCTCGGCGACGAGATAAGCCCCGACACCTGCCGCTTCTGGGACGCGAAAACCGGGAAGAGCCTCGACAAGGATGTCTTCCGCTTTGACAAGGGCGACCTCGTTAAGGCCTACGAAGAGCTCTACGCAAGGCTCACGGGCGAAACTCCGAGTCGTACGTGATTAAAACCGTGTAACAGCCTTTCTCGTCTTTTTCTATCACTATCTTTCTCAGCCTGACCCCATATTCCTCCACGCCCCTCTCAACGAGCTCGGGCAGGTTCTCAAGGAAGGCCTTCTTCTTTACCGTCAGTTCCATCGGATCACCGAAAAGAGGTTGGGGAGAGAGTTTAAAGGGTTACCCTATAGTTCTCCACCCTTATCCCCGGCTCTCTCGTGACGGTTCCAAGCTCGAAGCTCTCGTAGTGTTTGTTGAGGACTTCGAGGGCTTCCTCCTTCTCCTCCGGTGGAACGATCGCAACCATGCCAACCCCCATGTTGAAGACCCTGAACATCTCGTCCAGCGGAACGCCGCTCTCGTGGATGAGCCTGAAGATTCCCGCGATTGGAGGCATCTCCAGCGAGAAACCGTAGTTTGTCAAGCGCTTGAGATTGAGAAGTCCTCCCCCAGTTATGTGCGCCAGTCCGTGAACCTCGACGCTCTCCAGCAACTCCAGAACTGGCTTGACGTATATTCTCGTTGGCTCTAAAAGCCACTCCCAGAGCTTTTTGCCTTCATACTCATAGTCGAGGCCGTATTTTGGAATCAAAAGCTTCCTCGCGAGAGTTAAACCGTTGGAGTGAATGCCAGAGCTGGAAATCCCTATTACTGCATCGCCGGGCCTTATCCTCTCGCCTGTTATGACTTTTCCCTTCTCAACCACTCCGATGGCCGTTCCGGCTAGGTCAAAGCCGTTTATAAGGTCTGGCATAACCGCTGTCTCGCCGCCAACTATCGCTATCCCTGCCTGCCTCGCCCCTTCGTAGAGTCCCTTGGCTATCTCTGAGAAAACTTTCTCGTCCGGTTCCCTAACCGCTAAATAATCAACGAGCGCAACGGGCTCAGCCCCGACGCAGAGCAGATCGTTGACGTTCATTGCTATCATGTCTATACCAATCGTGTCGAACTTTCCGACGGCTTCGGCAACGAGCACCTTGGTTCCCACACCATCGGTCGTCATGGCAAGATAGAAGTTTCCGAAATCCATCAAAGCAGCGTAGTGGCCGAGGTCTTCAGCTGGTTCGCCGATTCTGCCCTTCCTGAACTCGAAGGTTGCCTTTGCGAGTGAGATTATGCCCTTCAAAGCGTTGGCAGTCTTCTCGTCGTCAACTCCAGCTTGAGCGTATGTCAGCATGAGCACCACCGCTACACTCTATCCGCGGTTCTTTAAAAGCTTTGCCATTTTTATGCTTAAAAAGGCTTAAATATACTCATTTTTTAACATTTAAACGTCAATACTTGAGGTGGTGCCCATGATAAAGCCCCGCGACGAACTCGGAACCGCCATGACTGACTCAGCTCAGAAGATACTCCTCCTCGGGAGCGGCGAACTGGGGAAGGAGATAGCCATCGAGGCCCAGCGTCTCGGCGTTGAGGTGATAGCCGTTGACCGCTACGCCAACGCTCCGGCGATGCAGATTGCCCACAGGGCCTACGTTGGCGACATGAAGAACGCCGATTTCCTCTTCTCGGTCGTCGAGAGGGAGAAGCCGGACGCGATAATTCCTGAGATCGAGGCGATAAACCTCGATGCCCTCTTTGAGCTTGAGAAGGACGGCTACTTCGTCGTCCCGAACGCAAAAGCGACCTGGATAGCGATGCACCGCGAGAGGCTCAGGGAAACACTGGTAAAGGAAGCGAAAGTCCCAACCTCGCGCTATGCATATGCCACAACGCTCGACGAGCTCTACGATGTCTGCGAGAAGATAGGCTACCCCTGCCACACAAAGGCCATAATGAGCTCCTCCGGAAAGGGCTCCTACTTTGTGAAGGGTCCGGAAGACATCCCCAAAGCCTGGGAAGAGGCGAAGAAGAAAGCCCGCGGCAGCGCCGACAAGATAATAGTCGAGGAGCACATCGAGTTTGACGTCGAGATAACCGAGCTAGCTGTGAGGCACTACGACGAGAACGGCGATATCGTTACTACCTTCCCGAAACCCGTCGGCCATTACCAGATCGACGGCGACTACCACGCGAGCTGGCAGCCGGCGGAGATAAGCGAGAGGGCGGAACGCGAGGTTTACAGGATAGCGAAGCGCATCACCGATGTCCTCGGCGGTCTCGGACTCTTCGGCGTTGAGATGTTCGTGAAGGGCGATAAGGTCTGGGCCAACGAGGTTTCTCCAAGGCCCCACGACACCGGGATGGTAACCCTTGCTTCTCATCCCACGGGTTTTTCAGAGTTCGGGCTCCACCTAAGGGCGGTCCTTGGGCTTCCAATTCCGGGAGAGTGGGTCGACGGCTACAGGCTCTTCCCAATGCTCACACCGGCGGCAACCCACGTCATAAAGGCCAGTGTCAGTGGTTACTCCCCGCGCTTCCGCGGTCTCGCCAAAGCTCTAAGCGTTCCCAATGCCACGATAAGGCTCTTCGGAAAGCCTGAGGCCTACCCCGGAAGGAGGCTCGGCGTTGCGATAGCTTGGGACAAGAGTGTGAGTGATGCAAAGAAAAGGGCGGAGATGGTGGCGCACGCAGTAGAGCTGAGAACCAGGACATCCACTTGGCAGAGGCAGGACGTTTAATGGAAACCCATCAGCGAGATGCACTAAAATGACACCTAAATGGGCATAAAAAGACATATTATTTGACAACTACATACATTATTTCAGTGAACAGAGGTGTATGTTTGTCCAATGGTTTGGATAATATTCGAAAAATTTAAAATGTCTTATGCCCGTCACTATGGTGTAAGCTCTTGGGATAAAATCAGGCCCCAGAGTTCAGAATAAGAGGGTTGTAATCGAGGAGCAAGCCTGAATAAAGAGAGGGTGAAATTAAGAGTCGGGGTTTCCCCTCATTTCCCGCTCAAATCAGACCCCAGATAAAATATAGAATAGGGATGCAATCAGACCCTCATTTTCTCCCTATATTCTTCAAGCTTTCGCCTCAGGCCTTCATCCTTCAGGGCAAGAATTTCTACCGCGAGTAACGCCGCGTTCTTGCCGTTGTCTATGCCGACTGTGGCGACGGGGACTCCTGGCGGAAGCTGGGCTACGCTGAGAAGTGCGTCCAGGCCGCCGAGCTTGGCCGAGACGGGGACGCCAATTACTGGCTTGGTTGTGTGGGCGGCTATTACGCCGGGCAAAGCCGCGCTCAGGCCTGCGATGGCAATGAAAACGTCGTAGTCCTTCTTCGCCAGTTCTTCGACCTTCTTGGGGTTCCTGTGGGCTGAGGCAACCTCAACGTCGTATTCAACGCCAAACTCGTCAAAAACCGAGGTGACCTTCTCGGCTATGTGGGAGTCGCTTTTGCTACCCATCACAACGAGAACTTTCACGGTTACCACCGGGAAGAACTGGGATTTACCCCTTATAAATTTTGCCATTTTAGTGTAAAAATAAAGCTTAAAAACTTAAGTTTTTGACAAATAAATGGTGAATCTCATGAAAATCCTGCTCGTTGGTGGCGGTGGAAGGGAGAACGCAATAGGAGAGGCACTGGTGGGGAGCGGGGCTGAGCTCTACGTGGTCTCGAAGCACAGAAACCCGGGCCTTGCGAGGCTTGCCAAAGGCTATGGTTTAGCCAAGGAAACGGACGTGGGGAAGGTTCTCGTTTATGCCGAGAAGTTCGGCGTTGAGGTGGCCTTCATCGGCCCGGAGGCGCCGCTTGGGACGGGCATCGTTGATATCCTTGAGGAGAACGGTATTCCCGCGGTTGGTCCGAGCAAGGAGGCCGCAAAACTAGAAACGGACAAGGCCTTCGCCAGGCAATTCATGGAAAGGCACAAAATCCCGGGAAGGAAAGCCTTCAAAGTCTTCGACGATGTTTCCGAGATGCGCTCGTGGATAGACGATTTTGGAAAGCCCGTCGTTGTGAAACCCCTCGGTCTCACAGGCGGCAAGGGAGTTAAAGTCGTCGGCTACCAGCTGAGGGACAACGACGAAGCCAAGGCCTACGCGGAGGAGCTGATAAAGCGCGACGGGAAGGTTCTGGTAGAGGAGAGGACGGACGGCGTTGAGTTCACGTTCCAGGTATTCAGCGACGGGAAGCACGTCATTCCTATGCCGCTCGCACAGGACTACCCCCACGCTTACGAGAACGACGAGGGGCCGATAACAGGAGGTATGGGTAGCTACTCCTGCTCAAACGGTCTCCTGCCCTTCGTGACGAAGGAGGACTACGAGAGGGCCTTTGAAACGCTCAAGGCGACAATCGAGGCGATGAGAAAGGAGGGAACTCCCTACAAAGGCATTCTCTATGGCCAGTTCATGCTGAGCAAAGACGGACCAGTTATCATAGAGTACAACGCCCGCTTTGGCGATCCGGAGGCGATGAACGTCCTCCCGCTTTTGAAGACACCGCTGACGGAGGTAGCTGAGGGCATAGTGGACGGAAACCTGAGGAAAGCGGAGTTCGAGGAGAAAGCAACGGTCGTGAAGTATCTGGCCCCAAAGGGCTACCCGGTGAACCCAATCAGGGGCGTTAATGTCGAGGTTGATGAGAGGGCCGTAGAAGAGGCCGGCGCGAGGCTCTACTACGCTTCCATAGACGAGAACTTCAAGCTCCTCGGTTCAAGAGCGATAGCTGTCGTTGGAATAGCGGAGACGCTCGAAGAGGCCGAGAGGATTGCCGAAAGCGCGGTTCCGCACATCAAGGGCGAGCTGTTCTACCGGAGGGACGTTGGGACGAGGGGGAGCGTGGAGAAGAGGATTCGCCTGATGAGGGAGCTTGGAAAGGAGTTCGAGCCGAATTCCTGCTGAGGTGGTTGGAATGATAAGCCGCGACGAGATTTTGGGAGTCCTTGAGAAATACGACCCAGAGAGGATAACCGTCGGAGTGATTGGGAGCCACTCGGCCCTCGACATAGCCGACGGTGCTAAGGAAGAGGGCCTTCCCGTCCTTGTTGTGGCCCAGCGCGGGAGGCACAGGACCTACGCAGAATACTTTAAGCTCAGAAAGACGAGGGACGGCCTGACCAAGGGCTTCATAGACGAGGTCATTGTCCTCGACAAGTTCGCCCAGATCATTGACGTCCAGGACGAACTCATCAAAAGGAACGTTATCTTCGTCCCAAACCGCTCCTTCGTGGTTTACACTGGCATTGACAGGGTTGAGAACGACTTCCGCGTTCCCCTCTTCGGGAGCAGGAATTTGCTCCGGAGCGAGGAGAGGAGCGAGGAAAAGAGCTACTACTGGCTCCTTGAGAAGGCTAGCCTTCCTTATCCCGAGGAAGTAAAGCCGGAAGAAATAGACGACGTCGGCCTCGTCATCGTCAAGCTCCCGCACGCCAAGAAGAGGCTTGAGCGCGGCTTTTTCACGGCGGCATCGTACAAGGAGTTCCGCGAGAAGGCCGAGCGGTTGAAGAAGCTCGGCGTCATCACAGAGGAGGACTTAGCCAGAGCCAGAATCGAGCGCTACATAATCGGCCCGGTCTTCAACTTCGACTTCTTCTACTCGCCGATTGACGGGAAGATTGAGCTCCTGGGCATAGACTGGCGCTTTGAGACGAGCCTTGACGGTCACGTGAGGCTTCCAGCGAGCCAGCAGCTCACGCTCCCCGAGCACCAGTTCGAGCCCGAATACACGGTCTGCGGGCACGCAAGCTCTACTTTGAGGGAGTCGCTTTTGGAGAAGGTCTTCGACATGGCCGAACGCTACGTCAAGGCGACGCAGGAGTACTATCCGCCGGGGATAATCGGGCCGTTTACGCTCCAGACGGCCGTGGACAAGGACCTCAACTTCTACATCTACGATGTAGCTCCAAGAACGGGCGGTGGAACGAACATTCACATGGCCATGGGCCATCCGTATGGAAACGCCCTCTGGAGGATGCCGATGAGCACCGGTAGGAGGGTGGCGCTTGAGATAAAGCGCGCGATTGAGCTGGATGAGCTTGAGAAGGTGGTCACGTGAGGTGGTCTGAATGAAATGGAAGGTCAAGGTTATCGTTCGCCTTAAGGAGGGCCTCAACGATCCCGAGGGGAGGGTCATTGGAAAAGCATTGAGAAACCTCGGCTACGCGGTTGAGAACCTGAGGGTCCCCAAATACTTCGAGTTCGAGCTGGAGAGCGAGAACCCGGAGGAAGAAGTCGAGGAAATGTGCAGGAAGCTCCTCGCCAACCCCCTCATCCACAGCTGGGAGTACAGGGTCGAGCCGGTGAGCTGAGATGGTGAGGTTCGCCGTTGTCGTTTTCCCAGGAACCAACTGCGACTTTGAAACGGAGAGGGCAATAAGGAAGGCCGGTGCCGAGGCGGAGCGCGTCTGGTACAAGCGCTCACTCAAGGACTTCGACGGCGTAGTTCTTCCCGGTGGCTTCAGCTACGCGGATTATCTCCGCGCCGGGGCAATAGCGGCACGTCAGGAGATAATGGGGGAAGTGAAGGAGTTCGCCCGCGAGGGAAGGCCCGTCCTCGGGATATGCAACGGCTTTCAAATCTTAACTGAAGCCGGCCTTTTACCCGGTGCGCTCAGGCCGAACAAAATCTCGCGCTTCCTCTGCAGGTGGGTTCACCTCAGGGTTGCCGATAATGAGACGCCATTCACTTCCCTCTACGAGCCCGGAGAGGTCATAAGGATGCCGATTGCCCACGCCGAGGGCAACTACTACGTTGACAACCCGTCGAAGGTCAGGATAGTCTTCCAATACAGCGATGAGGAAGGCAACGTAACTGAGGCGGCAAACCCGAACGGCTCGGTCCTTAATATAGCGGCGGTGGCAAACGGGAGGGGGAACGTCCTCGGGACGATGCCGCACCCTGAGCGCGCCAGCGACAGCTTCCTCGGGAGCGAGGACGGGTTGAAGGTTTTTAAAAGCATGGTCGAGTGGGCGAGGAGATGATTAACGTGTTCCCCCACGAGGAAAAGCTCATCCGTGAAAGGCTCGGCAGAGAGCCGAACGAAGTTGAGTGGGCCATGCTCGAAGTCATGTGGAGCGAGCATGCGTCATACAAGTCGAGCAGGCCCTGGCTGAGGCTTTTACCCACTGAGAACGAGCACGTCGTCATCGGGCCGGGCGAGGATGCCGGGATAGTTAAGTTCGACGACGATACTTGGATAGCCGTTGGGATAGAGAGCCACAACCATCCCTCCGCCGTTGAACCCTATGGAGGGGCCGCTACGGGCGTCGGCGGAATCGTCAGGGACATACTCTGTATGGGCGCAAGGCCAATGGCGCTCCTCGACCCCATACGCTTCGGCCCTCTGGAGAAGGAGCGCAACAGATACCTCTTCGAGGGCGTCGTCAAGGGTATAGCAGACTACGGCAACAGGATAGGCGTCCCAACAGTTGGCGGCGAAACCGAGTTCGATGAGAGCTTAGATAACTACACCCTCGTCAACGTGGCCTGCATTGGGATAATGAAGCCCGAGCACCTCGTCCACAGCTACGTTACCGAGGCGGGCCTAAAGCTCGTCCTCGTCGGCAACAGAACAGGCAGAGACGGAATCCATGGCGTAACCTTCGCGAGCGAAGAGCTGAGCGAGAACGCCGAGGAGGAAGACCGCTCCGCTGTGCAGATTCCCGACCCCTTCACGGAGAAGCTCCTCATCGAGGCGACACTTGAGGCGGTCTACACGGGGAAGGTGAAGGCCCTCAAGGACCTCGGCGGCGGCGGTTTGACCTGTGCATCTTCTGAGATGGCCGAGAAGAAGGGTTTCGGTGCGGTGATCTACGCCGACAGGGTTCCTCTAAGAGAACCCGGCGTGAGGCCTGCTGAAGTCATGATTTCCGAGAGCCAGGAGAGGATGCTCTTCGCGGTAAAACCTGAAGACATTGAGGAAATCGGAAGGATTTTCGAGAAGTACGGGCTGGAGTGGGCAATTGTCGGCGAGGTCATAGAGGAGCCGCGCTACATCGTCTACTGGAAGGGGGAAAAGGTCGCTGACCTGCCTGTTGAGCTCCTCACGGACGTCCCAACGATAGAGTGGGAGATGAAGCCTTACAACGTGGAAAAGGACGTTGAGACGCCGGATATTGACTTTAGGGAAGCCTTCGACCTCGTATGGGGCAGTCCCAACGTTCTGAGCAAGCGCTGGGTCTGGGAGCAGTACGACCACGAGGTTCAGGGGAGAACCGCTGTAAAGCCCGGAATGGACTCGGCGGTGCTGAAAATCAACGACGAATACGGCCTTGCCTTCGTGGCCGATGGAAACCCCAACCACAGCTACCTCAACCCCTATCACGGCGCGATGGGTGCAGTGGCAGAGGTTGTTAGAAACCTCGTGAGTGTCGGGGCGGAACCTTTAGCCCTCGTTGACAACCTCAACTTCGCCTCTCCTGAGAGGCCGGAGGTCTACTGGAGCTTCGCCGAGACGGTTAGGGGACTAGCTGATGCCGCTAAAGCCTTCGGTTTAGCATACGTCAGCGGCAACGTGAGTTTCTACAACGAGATAGCGGGGAAACCGATAAAGCCCACGCCCGTGGTTGCGGGCCTCGGGAAAGTGAAGCTTGGGAAGATTCCCTCGATGGGACTTGAGGAAGGCCTTCTCATCGGCGTTGTTGGAGTTACGAGGAAGGAACTCGGGGGCTCGGAGCTCTACGCAAGGCTCGGAGTGGAGGGTGGCCTTGCCCCGCGCGTTAACCTCGACGAGGAGAAGGCTAACGCCGAGGGAATTCTCAAGGCCATCGAGAAAGGCCTCGTCAGTTCAGTCCACGACGTGAGTAAGGGCGGCATAGCGGTCGCTCTGGCGGAGATGAGCTTAGCTGGAGGAGTTGGCTTCGAGGTAGACCTCTCGGCGGTTCATGTGGAAGAAAACCTCAGCCCATTGGAAGTGGCCTTCAGCGAGAGCCACGGGCGCTACGTCGTGGCTTTCCCGGAAGAGAGCCTCGATGAACTGAAGGCCCTTTTCAGGCACTTCGCAGTCATTGGAAGGGCCGGGGGAAGCGGGGCGGTCTTCCGCTGGAACGGGAAGGAACTCCTTAGGAAGTCAATTTCCGAGCTTAGAGAAGTTCATGAATCCCTACCAAGGCTTCTGGGTGAGGAGGAATGAGGGTCGCTACGTACGCCTCCCACTCGGCGCTTCAGATACTCAAGGGCGCAAAGGACGAGGGCTTTGAGACGGTCGCCTTCGGAAGTGGTAGGGTCAGACCGCTCTACACGAAGTACTTCCCGGTAGCAGATCATTTCATCGAGGGGACTTATCCAGAGGAGGAGCTGCTTGAGCTTGAGGCAGTTGTAGTCCCCACGGGCTCCTTCGTGGCACACCTCGGAATCGAGCTTGTCGAGAGAATGCGCGTTCCCTACTACGGCAACAAAGAAGTTCTGAGGTGGGAGAGCGACCGGAACCTCGAAAGGAGGTGGCTTGAAAAGGCAAAGCTCCGCCTTCCGAGGGTTTATGACGACCCGGACGACATTGATGGCCCCGTTATTGTCAAGCCTCACGGCGCCAAGGGCGGGAAAGGCTACTTCCTCGCCAAAAATCCAGCCGACTTCTGGGAAAAGGCCAAAAGGCTTGGGATAAGGGACAAGGAAGACCTGTCCAATGTTCAGATTCAGGAGTACGTCCTCGGCGTTCCGGTTTATCCTCACTACTTCTACTCGAAGCTCAACCGCGAGCTTGAGCTGATGAGCGTTGACAGGCGCTACGAGAGCAACGCCGATGCAATAGGTAGAATACCCGCCAAAGAACAGCTTGGTCTGGAACTGGAGACAAACTACACGGTGATCGGCAACATCCCGATAGTTCTCCGCGAGAGCCTGCTGATGGACGTGATTGAAGCCGGAGAAAGGGTCGTGAAAACCGCTGAGGAGCTCATGGGCGGTCTTTGGGGGCCGTTCTGCCTCGAAGGGGTGTTCACGGAAGAGCTTGAGTTTGTGGTCTTTGAAATCTCGGCCAGAATAGTGGCAGGAACCAACCCCTTCGTCCACGGCTCGCCCTACAGCTGGCTCCGCTACGACTTTCCGGTGAGCACCGGCAGGAGAATCGCGATGGAACTGAGGCAGGCCCTTGAGGAGGGCAGGCTCGGAGAAATTTTGACATGAATTTGCTAAAACTCACAAGGATAGGTTTATATATTGACTCCCAAATGCTCGCAAAAAAGGTGGTGCTTATGTGGGAGAAGTTCATTGAGGAGAAGGTTGAGGAGATAAGGAAGACCGTCGGTGATGGAAAGGCTATAATAGCGCTCTCCGGTGGTGTGGACAGCTCGACGGCCGCGGTTCTTGCCCACAGAGCAATAGGCGATAGACTCCACGCGGTCTTCGTCAATACAGGCTTTATGCGCAAGGGTGAACCTGAGTTCGTCGTTAAGACCTTCCGCGACGAGTTCGGCCTTAACCTGCACTACGTTGACGCTAGCGAGCGCTTTTTCAGTGAGCTTAAGGGCGTAACCGACCCGGAGGAGAAGAGGAAAATAATCGGCAGGGTCTTCATCGAGGTCTTCGAGGAGGTTGCGAAGGAGATAGATGCTCAATTCCTTATCCAGGGCACCATCGCCCCAGACTGGATTGAGAGCAAGGGAAAGATCAAGAGCCACCACAACGTGGGCGGCCTTCCAGAGAGGCTCAACCTGAAGCTCATCGAACCGCTGAGGGACCTCTACAAGGACGAAGTGAGGGAGCTTGCCAAGGAGCTTGGCCTTCCCGAGAAGATATACAACCGTATGCCCTTCCCCGGGCCGGGGCTGGCAGTGAGAGTCCTCGGAGAGGTAACGCCGGAAAAAGTCGCCATCGTGAGGGAAGCGAACGCCATAGTCGAGGAGGAGATTGAGAGGGCCGGGCTGAAGCCCTGGCAGGCCTTCGCGGTTCTTCTCGGCGTTAAAACCGTCGGAGTTCAGGGCGACATTAGGGCTTACAAAGAAACCATCGCCGTCCGCGTCGTTGAGAGCCTCGACGGCATGACGGCCAATGCAATGAACGTCCCCTTCGAGGTGCTCCAGAGGATAGCCTTCAGGATAACGAGTGAGATTCCAGAGGTCGGGAGGGTGCTCTACGACGTCACCAACAAGCCTCCTGCCACAATAGAGTTCGAGTGAGGTGGGAGCATGATAATCATAATGGACAACGGCGGGCAATACGTTCACAGGATTTGGAGGACGCTCCGCTATTTGGGGGTAGAGGCGAAAATTATCCCAAACACCACCCCGCTTGAGGAGATAAAGGCGATGAGGCCAAA
The sequence above is drawn from the Thermococcus pacificus genome and encodes:
- the guaA gene encoding glutamine-hydrolyzing GMP synthase is translated as MWEKFIEEKVEEIRKTVGDGKAIIALSGGVDSSTAAVLAHRAIGDRLHAVFVNTGFMRKGEPEFVVKTFRDEFGLNLHYVDASERFFSELKGVTDPEEKRKIIGRVFIEVFEEVAKEIDAQFLIQGTIAPDWIESKGKIKSHHNVGGLPERLNLKLIEPLRDLYKDEVRELAKELGLPEKIYNRMPFPGPGLAVRVLGEVTPEKVAIVREANAIVEEEIERAGLKPWQAFAVLLGVKTVGVQGDIRAYKETIAVRVVESLDGMTANAMNVPFEVLQRIAFRITSEIPEVGRVLYDVTNKPPATIEFE
- the purQ gene encoding phosphoribosylformylglycinamidine synthase I — encoded protein: MVRFAVVVFPGTNCDFETERAIRKAGAEAERVWYKRSLKDFDGVVLPGGFSYADYLRAGAIAARQEIMGEVKEFAREGRPVLGICNGFQILTEAGLLPGALRPNKISRFLCRWVHLRVADNETPFTSLYEPGEVIRMPIAHAEGNYYVDNPSKVRIVFQYSDEEGNVTEAANPNGSVLNIAAVANGRGNVLGTMPHPERASDSFLGSEDGLKVFKSMVEWARR
- a CDS encoding formate--phosphoribosylaminoimidazolecarboxamide ligase gives rise to the protein MRVATYASHSALQILKGAKDEGFETVAFGSGRVRPLYTKYFPVADHFIEGTYPEEELLELEAVVVPTGSFVAHLGIELVERMRVPYYGNKEVLRWESDRNLERRWLEKAKLRLPRVYDDPDDIDGPVIVKPHGAKGGKGYFLAKNPADFWEKAKRLGIRDKEDLSNVQIQEYVLGVPVYPHYFYSKLNRELELMSVDRRYESNADAIGRIPAKEQLGLELETNYTVIGNIPIVLRESLLMDVIEAGERVVKTAEELMGGLWGPFCLEGVFTEELEFVVFEISARIVAGTNPFVHGSPYSWLRYDFPVSTGRRIAMELRQALEEGRLGEILT
- the purL gene encoding phosphoribosylformylglycinamidine synthase subunit PurL, whose product is MFPHEEKLIRERLGREPNEVEWAMLEVMWSEHASYKSSRPWLRLLPTENEHVVIGPGEDAGIVKFDDDTWIAVGIESHNHPSAVEPYGGAATGVGGIVRDILCMGARPMALLDPIRFGPLEKERNRYLFEGVVKGIADYGNRIGVPTVGGETEFDESLDNYTLVNVACIGIMKPEHLVHSYVTEAGLKLVLVGNRTGRDGIHGVTFASEELSENAEEEDRSAVQIPDPFTEKLLIEATLEAVYTGKVKALKDLGGGGLTCASSEMAEKKGFGAVIYADRVPLREPGVRPAEVMISESQERMLFAVKPEDIEEIGRIFEKYGLEWAIVGEVIEEPRYIVYWKGEKVADLPVELLTDVPTIEWEMKPYNVEKDVETPDIDFREAFDLVWGSPNVLSKRWVWEQYDHEVQGRTAVKPGMDSAVLKINDEYGLAFVADGNPNHSYLNPYHGAMGAVAEVVRNLVSVGAEPLALVDNLNFASPERPEVYWSFAETVRGLADAAKAFGLAYVSGNVSFYNEIAGKPIKPTPVVAGLGKVKLGKIPSMGLEEGLLIGVVGVTRKELGGSELYARLGVEGGLAPRVNLDEEKANAEGILKAIEKGLVSSVHDVSKGGIAVALAEMSLAGGVGFEVDLSAVHVEENLSPLEVAFSESHGRYVVAFPEESLDELKALFRHFAVIGRAGGSGAVFRWNGKELLRKSISELREVHESLPRLLGEEE